One segment of Oscillospiraceae bacterium MB08-C2-2 DNA contains the following:
- the larE gene encoding ATP-dependent sacrificial sulfur transferase LarE, with translation MDALEKLEKLKNYLRELSSVAVAFSSGVDSTFLLQVAHDTLGDRVIAVTARSCSFPQRELKEAMAFTAAKNIRHILCDSEELNIEGFSSNPVNRCYMCKQELFTKIGEIAQQNGILHIAEGSNMDDMGDYRPGLQAVAELGVKSPLRYAELNKEEIRFLSRQLGLPTWDKQSFACLSSRFVYGQSITEEKLHRVDQAEQLLLDMGFRQVRVRIHGDLARIEIASAEFEKIMEPSARETVYTKLKEYGFSYVTLDMQGYRTGSMNETLGKQKEIHA, from the coding sequence ATGGATGCATTGGAAAAATTAGAAAAACTCAAAAATTATCTGCGGGAGCTTTCCAGCGTGGCGGTTGCCTTTTCCAGCGGCGTGGATTCCACCTTTTTGTTGCAGGTGGCCCACGATACTCTGGGGGATCGGGTCATTGCCGTTACAGCCCGTTCCTGCTCCTTTCCCCAGCGGGAGCTGAAAGAGGCCATGGCGTTTACCGCCGCCAAAAACATACGGCATATACTCTGCGATTCCGAGGAGCTGAACATCGAGGGCTTTTCCAGCAATCCGGTGAACCGCTGTTATATGTGCAAGCAGGAGCTATTCACCAAGATCGGCGAGATCGCCCAGCAAAATGGGATTCTGCATATTGCCGAGGGCTCCAATATGGACGATATGGGGGATTACCGCCCCGGCTTGCAGGCGGTGGCTGAGCTGGGGGTTAAAAGCCCATTGCGGTATGCCGAGCTGAACAAGGAGGAGATTCGCTTTTTATCCCGGCAGTTGGGATTGCCCACATGGGATAAGCAATCCTTTGCCTGCCTTTCTTCCCGCTTTGTCTATGGGCAATCCATCACGGAAGAGAAGCTCCACCGGGTGGATCAGGCGGAACAGCTTCTGCTGGATATGGGCTTTCGGCAGGTGCGGGTGCGAATTCACGGGGATTTGGCCCGGATTGAAATTGCATCGGCAGAGTTTGAGAAAATCATGGAGCCTTCTGCCCGTGAAACGGTGTATACCAAGCTGAAGGAATACGGCTTCAGCTATGTGACACTGGATATGCAGGGCTACCGCACCGGCAGTATGAACGAAACACTGGGGAAGCAAAAAGAAATACATGCCTGA
- a CDS encoding ImmA/IrrE family metallo-endopeptidase, protein MKPDFERCRRLATQLLLRQNKAALQTDVRSLTFDRPVLIDSLQNYARLTHTPCSLLTSSLHWLDGGTLVWGNTRVVLYDHTQKNDRRINWTLAHEIGHIYLEHTEDGPLQEIEAHFFAAQLLMPEVLVQYLAAHHPRSQQNTLTRRDLTTCFGVSNLAAQKRLDSLCPSAGSCSGEEQFLLQRCMPALNQYLLSCRRRSISVSMLD, encoded by the coding sequence ATGAAGCCTGACTTTGAAAGATGCAGAAGGCTGGCAACACAGCTTCTGCTCAGACAGAATAAAGCTGCCCTGCAAACTGACGTGCGTTCTCTCACCTTTGACCGGCCTGTTCTCATTGATTCCCTTCAAAACTATGCCCGCCTGACCCACACACCCTGTTCCCTGCTCACCAGCTCGCTTCATTGGCTGGATGGGGGAACGCTGGTATGGGGGAACACACGGGTTGTTCTTTATGACCATACACAAAAAAACGATCGGCGCATCAATTGGACCTTGGCTCACGAGATCGGGCATATCTATCTGGAACACACCGAGGATGGCCCTTTGCAGGAGATTGAGGCCCATTTTTTTGCCGCTCAGCTTTTGATGCCGGAGGTTTTGGTGCAATATCTTGCCGCCCATCACCCCCGCTCCCAGCAGAATACCCTGACTCGGCGAGATTTGACCACTTGCTTTGGGGTTTCCAATCTGGCAGCCCAGAAGCGGCTGGATAGCCTCTGCCCTTCTGCGGGTTCCTGCTCCGGCGAGGAGCAGTTTCTGCTTCAGCGCTGTATGCCCGCTCTCAATCAGTATCTTCTGAGCTGCCGCCGCAGGAGCATCAGTGTTTCCATGTTGGATTAG
- a CDS encoding helix-turn-helix transcriptional regulator — protein sequence MLGTKIKQLRIEKGLSQTELGEKLQVTQQSVAKWEKGSAQPNMEMITRLCGIFEVDPNYLLGHSGEEASPMTGDERKLLLLARKAVDIPPQQRQEIIDLFEKTIDLYLKAKGMPEEKDE from the coding sequence ATGCTTGGTACCAAAATTAAACAGCTTCGTATCGAAAAAGGCCTTTCACAAACGGAATTAGGCGAAAAACTCCAAGTCACCCAGCAGTCGGTGGCCAAATGGGAGAAGGGCAGTGCCCAGCCCAATATGGAGATGATCACCCGGCTCTGCGGCATCTTTGAGGTTGACCCCAACTATCTGCTGGGGCATTCCGGCGAAGAGGCTTCGCCTATGACCGGCGATGAACGCAAGTTGCTGCTTTTGGCCCGCAAGGCCGTGGATATTCCGCCACAGCAGCGGCAGGAAATCATTGACCTTTTTGAGAAAACCATTGACCTTTATCTCAAAGCTAAAGGAATGCCGGAGGAAAAGGATGAATGA
- a CDS encoding phage holin family protein: MVDLTQFIHPELLILVPVLYIIGHFLKKSSFLPDHYIPLALGAAGIVLSLLRVLSTESITGWQQGIAAVFNGIVQGILCAGASVYANQLIRQQEKGKEEQKK; encoded by the coding sequence GTGGTTGATCTAACCCAATTTATCCATCCGGAGCTGCTGATTTTGGTTCCGGTGCTTTATATCATTGGCCATTTTCTCAAGAAATCCAGCTTTTTGCCCGATCACTACATTCCCTTGGCCTTGGGTGCGGCAGGTATTGTGCTTTCGCTGCTGCGGGTGCTCTCCACAGAAAGCATCACCGGTTGGCAGCAGGGCATAGCGGCTGTATTCAATGGCATCGTGCAGGGCATTCTTTGTGCAGGGGCCAGCGTTTATGCCAATCAGCTGATCCGCCAGCAGGAAAAAGGGAAGGAAGAACAGAAAAAATGA
- a CDS encoding N-acetylmuramoyl-L-alanine amidase: MNPIVVLDAGHGGKDPGGLSGSRLEKDDTLRLALAVEKVLEKSDVQVLQTRNSDQAVSLEQRSALANKAGAALFVSLHRNSFSHPQAHGNEVWIYPGCPETTRQFAQNIHQALCRVGTTADRGVKEGNYHVLRETHMPAILVELGFISNSEDNSLFDLHLTAYAKTIAEEICRYFSLETALPEKEQLLYRVQAGAFANKSNALNMQRLLQEKGFPSIVVQDVKPS, translated from the coding sequence ATGAACCCTATTGTGGTATTGGATGCCGGTCACGGCGGCAAAGACCCCGGCGGGCTCAGTGGAAGCCGCTTGGAAAAGGACGATACCCTTCGCTTGGCACTGGCGGTGGAAAAGGTTCTGGAAAAAAGTGATGTGCAAGTTCTCCAGACCCGGAACAGTGACCAAGCGGTTTCATTGGAGCAGCGCAGTGCCTTGGCCAATAAAGCCGGGGCGGCGCTGTTTGTATCCCTCCATCGGAACAGCTTCTCCCACCCCCAGGCCCACGGGAATGAAGTGTGGATTTACCCCGGGTGCCCCGAGACAACCCGGCAGTTTGCGCAGAATATTCATCAAGCCTTATGCCGGGTAGGCACCACGGCGGATCGTGGTGTAAAAGAGGGGAACTACCACGTTCTGCGGGAAACCCATATGCCTGCCATTCTGGTGGAATTGGGCTTTATCTCCAACAGTGAGGATAACAGCCTGTTTGACCTGCATCTGACAGCTTACGCCAAGACGATAGCGGAGGAAATCTGCCGCTATTTTTCCTTGGAGACAGCTCTGCCGGAGAAAGAGCAGCTGCTCTACCGGGTGCAGGCAGGTGCCTTTGCCAATAAAAGCAACGCTTTGAATATGCAAAGGCTATTGCAGGAAAAGGGATTCCCGTCCATTGTTGTGCAGGATGTAAAGCCCTCCTAA
- a CDS encoding DUF1284 domain-containing protein yields MKLRPHHLLCTQGYSGRGYSEEFVANMNRVTDRLRNHRGTEIKLTFSTDDICSACPHKLGEGLCRYQEKVLRYDSKVTSHFALQEKTYTYDALIEEIRSRITGTVMDDICADCAWYPVSACRKNLLAL; encoded by the coding sequence ATGAAGCTGAGACCACATCATCTGCTCTGTACCCAAGGCTACAGCGGCCGGGGTTACAGCGAAGAATTTGTAGCCAACATGAACCGGGTAACAGACCGCCTCCGAAACCACCGGGGCACCGAAATTAAGCTGACTTTTTCCACAGATGATATCTGCTCCGCCTGCCCACACAAGCTGGGCGAAGGGCTTTGCCGCTATCAGGAAAAAGTCCTGCGCTACGACAGCAAAGTGACCTCTCACTTTGCTTTGCAGGAAAAGACCTATACTTACGATGCGCTTATCGAGGAAATCCGCTCCCGAATCACCGGCACCGTTATGGATGATATCTGTGCCGACTGTGCATGGTATCCGGTCAGCGCCTGCCGAAAAAACCTGCTGGCTCTATAA
- a CDS encoding biotin transporter BioY codes for MSKQKITTRDLCLIGIFTAFTCAMAQVTIPLPLIPMTMQTFCIPFVGIVLGSKRGAFSALVYALLGAVGLPVFAGFTGGLGIVFGPTGGFILSFPLMALLAGIGAEKGGKVWLWSGLVLGAVVNYLCGMFMFSAVTGLGLAAAFAKAVLPFLPTAAIKILLSGWLGVKCKTLLQKRVPA; via the coding sequence ATGTCGAAACAGAAAATTACCACCCGCGATCTCTGCCTGATTGGCATTTTTACCGCTTTCACCTGCGCTATGGCTCAGGTTACCATTCCTCTGCCTCTGATTCCCATGACCATGCAGACCTTTTGTATCCCATTTGTGGGGATTGTGCTGGGGTCTAAACGGGGGGCTTTCTCCGCTCTGGTTTATGCACTGTTAGGCGCTGTAGGGCTCCCGGTTTTTGCCGGCTTTACCGGCGGCCTCGGCATTGTGTTTGGGCCCACCGGCGGATTTATCTTATCCTTCCCCCTTATGGCCCTTTTAGCCGGAATCGGCGCTGAAAAGGGTGGCAAGGTCTGGCTGTGGTCGGGGCTTGTGCTGGGTGCGGTGGTCAATTATCTCTGCGGTATGTTCATGTTCAGCGCTGTGACCGGGCTGGGGCTTGCCGCCGCCTTTGCCAAGGCTGTTCTTCCCTTTCTGCCCACCGCTGCCATCAAGATATTGCTATCCGGCTGGCTGGGAGTAAAATGCAAAACACTCCTACAAAAGCGTGTACCGGCATGA
- a CDS encoding biotin--[acetyl-CoA-carboxylase] ligase, with protein sequence MLQEKLLYLLEQSKGQLITGGELAKALGVSRTAIWKGINTLREKGHEIEALPNSGYRLLAGSDGLSRQSIADALKTEKIGQSLVLLDTVDSTNAYLKALDTALLPDGHTVIANEQTQGRGRLGRTFHSPAGQGIYLSVLLRPQIALEEVPLLTVCAALAVYRAIGQVCGLETHIKWVNDIFYEGKKLCGILTEGLISAEMGTVESVVVGIGVNTGAVAEEVESIAATLAPLRAGRGIRNQLAAEILNQLEAVVLDFLSGKRQEILEAYTQRLFIIGKEIVVHLPRESFEATAVGLDDAGSLLVRNRQGQTVAVRAGEVSLSPLTDTTKP encoded by the coding sequence ATGCTTCAGGAAAAGCTTTTATATCTTTTGGAGCAAAGCAAAGGGCAGCTGATAACCGGCGGCGAACTGGCAAAAGCCTTGGGTGTCAGCCGAACAGCTATTTGGAAAGGGATTAATACCCTTCGGGAAAAAGGCCATGAAATTGAGGCTTTGCCAAACAGCGGCTACCGGCTGCTGGCTGGGAGCGACGGCTTATCCCGCCAGAGCATTGCCGACGCTCTGAAAACCGAAAAAATCGGCCAAAGCCTTGTTCTGCTGGATACAGTGGATTCCACCAACGCTTACCTCAAGGCGCTGGATACCGCCCTGCTCCCGGATGGGCATACCGTAATTGCCAACGAGCAAACCCAGGGCCGAGGGCGCTTGGGCAGAACCTTTCATTCCCCGGCAGGGCAGGGCATTTATCTGAGCGTTTTGCTCCGGCCGCAGATTGCTTTGGAGGAGGTTCCCCTGCTGACTGTGTGCGCCGCTTTAGCGGTATATCGGGCCATTGGGCAGGTCTGCGGGCTGGAAACTCACATCAAATGGGTCAACGATATTTTTTATGAGGGAAAAAAGCTTTGCGGGATTCTCACTGAGGGTTTGATTTCGGCCGAAATGGGAACGGTGGAAAGTGTGGTTGTGGGAATCGGCGTCAATACCGGCGCTGTGGCCGAGGAGGTGGAGAGCATTGCCGCCACCTTGGCACCGCTCCGTGCAGGCCGTGGCATACGAAACCAGCTGGCGGCGGAAATTCTCAATCAGTTGGAAGCCGTGGTTCTGGATTTTCTCTCTGGTAAACGGCAGGAAATTTTAGAGGCCTACACCCAAAGGCTGTTTATCATTGGCAAGGAGATCGTGGTTCATCTGCCTCGGGAAAGCTTTGAGGCAACCGCAGTGGGCCTAGATGACGCTGGTAGTCTGCTGGTGCGCAATCGGCAGGGACAAACCGTCGCTGTAAGAGCCGGGGAAGTTTCTCTCTCACCTCTAACCGATACTACCAAACCATAA
- a CDS encoding metal-sensing transcriptional repressor: MNTEQKKAITALKTCRGQIEGIIAMIEEGRYCIDISNQIMASQAVLKRANKLILAQHMSHCVLSAMQNEDQAQHKLEEIQEIINKLL; this comes from the coding sequence ATGAATACAGAACAGAAGAAAGCCATTACCGCACTGAAAACCTGCCGTGGCCAGATTGAAGGCATCATCGCCATGATTGAAGAGGGCCGCTACTGCATTGATATCTCCAATCAGATCATGGCTTCTCAGGCGGTTTTAAAGCGTGCCAACAAGCTAATTCTGGCACAGCACATGTCCCACTGTGTGCTCAGTGCTATGCAGAATGAGGATCAAGCCCAGCATAAATTAGAAGAAATTCAGGAAATTATCAATAAGCTGCTGTAA
- a CDS encoding heavy metal translocating P-type ATPase, whose protein sequence is MNEVKTLKIAGMTCAACSARIEKSLGRKEGVSKATVNYGSEQAVVEFDSTVVTQEQLEETVTKLGYSVVHQTAKATLRITGMTCAACSSRLEKALTRREGVQSASVNLASEKAVLVYDPAVVDTAALIETVRKTGYGAALDEMVSEDAVAAIKAKEASSLRRDLIISIVLSAPMLLGMILSFAGIHNDFAKFLHTPWVQLVLTTPVQFYIGRRFYRSAFNALRGGSANMDVLVSMGTTAAYLLSVYNGFIAPTDMTHMGMKEIYFESAAVIITLILLGKYLEQSAKGRTGEAIKKLMSLGAKTARVLREGKEYDIPLEEVAVGDLLVVRPGEKVPVDGVITSGHSSLDESMLTGESIPVDKSVGDVVVGSTINKFGAFQFKATKIGKDTALAQIIRMVEEAQGSKAPIQKVADTVSGIFVPVVIGIAILTFILWWAFTGDVQRALINAVSVLVIACPCALGLATPTAIMVGTGLGAQNGILIKGGEYLENAGKVDTVVLDKTGTITKGKPEVTDILPVGDISSQELLRLVAAGEKPSEHPLGQAIVQGAGEEPLPEAVDFAAIPGRGVSATVEGRALLIGTRALMEDRGIEVASIEEKLTGLEDQGKTAMLIAGDGALLGIIAVADTIKASSAKAVAQLKKMGIEVYMMTGDNARTAQAIAAQAGIDHVMAQVLPQDKSARVEQLKSQGKMVAMAGDGINDAPALAAAQIGMAIGTGADVAIEAAAITLMSGELTAIPAALRLSRQTMRKIKQNLFWAFIYNAIGIPFAALGYLTPIIAGGAMAFSSVSVVTNSLSLKRFKP, encoded by the coding sequence ATGAACGAAGTTAAAACCCTGAAAATAGCCGGGATGACCTGTGCCGCCTGCTCGGCCCGGATTGAAAAGAGCCTGGGCCGGAAGGAAGGCGTTTCCAAGGCAACGGTTAATTATGGCTCGGAGCAGGCTGTGGTGGAATTTGACAGCACAGTGGTCACACAGGAGCAGTTAGAGGAAACAGTGACTAAGCTGGGCTATTCGGTGGTGCACCAAACCGCAAAGGCCACTCTGCGCATCACCGGGATGACCTGCGCCGCCTGTTCCTCCCGGCTGGAAAAGGCATTGACACGCCGTGAAGGGGTGCAGTCTGCCTCGGTTAATCTGGCCAGTGAAAAGGCCGTGCTTGTATACGACCCGGCTGTGGTGGATACCGCCGCACTGATCGAAACAGTGCGCAAAACCGGTTATGGTGCGGCTCTGGATGAAATGGTCAGCGAGGATGCCGTAGCGGCCATCAAGGCCAAAGAAGCCTCTTCTCTGCGCCGGGATTTGATTATCAGCATTGTTCTCAGTGCCCCGATGCTGCTGGGCATGATTCTTTCCTTTGCAGGTATTCACAATGACTTTGCAAAATTTTTGCACACGCCGTGGGTTCAGCTGGTTCTGACCACTCCTGTGCAGTTCTATATTGGGCGGCGCTTTTACCGCAGTGCCTTCAACGCTCTGCGGGGCGGCAGTGCCAACATGGATGTGCTTGTCTCCATGGGCACCACGGCGGCCTATCTTCTTAGCGTTTACAACGGCTTTATCGCCCCCACCGATATGACCCACATGGGCATGAAGGAAATCTATTTTGAATCCGCCGCCGTGATTATTACCCTGATTCTGCTGGGCAAATATTTGGAGCAATCCGCTAAGGGCCGCACCGGCGAAGCCATTAAAAAGCTCATGAGCTTGGGGGCCAAAACCGCACGTGTATTGCGTGAAGGCAAAGAATACGACATTCCTTTGGAGGAGGTCGCCGTTGGGGATTTGCTGGTGGTTCGCCCCGGTGAAAAGGTTCCCGTAGATGGTGTGATCACCTCTGGACATTCCAGCCTCGATGAATCCATGCTCACCGGTGAGAGCATCCCGGTGGATAAAAGCGTGGGTGATGTGGTTGTTGGCTCCACCATCAACAAGTTCGGCGCTTTCCAGTTCAAGGCCACCAAAATCGGCAAGGATACCGCTCTTGCCCAGATTATCCGCATGGTGGAAGAGGCGCAGGGCAGCAAGGCTCCAATCCAAAAGGTGGCGGATACGGTTTCCGGTATCTTTGTGCCGGTGGTGATCGGTATCGCCATTTTGACCTTTATTCTCTGGTGGGCTTTTACCGGCGATGTGCAAAGAGCGCTGATCAACGCTGTATCGGTGCTGGTTATTGCCTGCCCCTGTGCGCTGGGTCTGGCCACGCCTACAGCCATTATGGTGGGTACCGGGCTGGGAGCGCAGAATGGTATTTTGATTAAGGGCGGCGAATATCTTGAAAATGCCGGCAAGGTGGATACTGTGGTGCTGGATAAAACCGGTACTATTACCAAGGGTAAGCCGGAGGTCACCGACATACTTCCTGTGGGGGATATATCCTCCCAAGAGCTTCTGCGGTTGGTCGCAGCTGGTGAAAAGCCCTCCGAACACCCATTGGGTCAGGCTATTGTGCAGGGAGCAGGCGAGGAGCCTCTGCCGGAGGCTGTGGATTTTGCCGCTATACCCGGCCGTGGTGTTTCCGCCACAGTAGAAGGCCGTGCACTCCTGATCGGAACTCGTGCGCTTATGGAAGATAGAGGCATTGAGGTTGCTTCCATTGAAGAAAAGCTGACCGGCTTGGAAGATCAGGGCAAAACCGCTATGCTGATTGCAGGGGATGGAGCCCTTTTGGGCATCATTGCTGTGGCCGACACCATCAAGGCCAGCTCGGCTAAGGCTGTGGCACAGCTTAAAAAGATGGGCATCGAGGTTTATATGATGACCGGCGACAATGCCCGCACAGCACAGGCCATTGCCGCTCAGGCAGGAATCGATCATGTAATGGCACAGGTTCTGCCACAGGATAAATCCGCCCGGGTGGAGCAGCTCAAAAGCCAAGGCAAGATGGTGGCCATGGCGGGTGACGGCATCAACGATGCCCCGGCTCTTGCCGCTGCCCAAATTGGCATGGCCATCGGAACAGGTGCGGATGTTGCCATTGAGGCGGCGGCAATCACCCTCATGAGTGGTGAACTGACTGCAATCCCGGCGGCCTTGCGGCTTTCCAGACAGACGATGCGTAAAATTAAACAAAATCTGTTCTGGGCTTTTATCTACAATGCAATAGGCATTCCCTTTGCCGCATTGGGGTATTTAACACCCATTATTGCAGGCGGTGCCATGGCCTTTAGTTCGGTTTCTGTGGTGACCAATTCCCTCAGCCTGAAAAGATTCAAGCCTTGA
- a CDS encoding Rrf2 family transcriptional regulator: MKISTKGRYGLRIMLELTLAYQKNLVTVRQIGRNQEISEKYIEQIISMLHKAGLVQSQRGAQGGYRLAAPPETISVGAILRATEGGLDPVKCTDAQKGWICERMGLCSTEQVWRDIKNAVEDVVDNIQLSSLIEDEAREEPFELGYLA, translated from the coding sequence GTGAAAATTTCGACAAAGGGCCGGTATGGTTTGCGTATTATGCTGGAATTGACTTTGGCTTACCAGAAGAATCTGGTAACGGTTCGCCAGATTGGCAGAAATCAGGAAATTTCCGAAAAATACATTGAGCAGATCATCAGCATGCTCCATAAGGCTGGATTGGTTCAAAGCCAACGAGGTGCCCAAGGGGGTTACCGGTTGGCAGCTCCGCCAGAAACTATTTCGGTGGGTGCCATTCTGCGTGCAACTGAGGGAGGCCTTGATCCGGTTAAATGCACCGATGCCCAAAAAGGCTGGATTTGCGAGCGGATGGGCCTTTGCTCCACCGAGCAGGTATGGCGTGATATCAAAAATGCTGTGGAAGATGTGGTGGATAACATCCAGCTTTCCAGCCTGATTGAGGATGAAGCCAGAGAGGAACCGTTCGAGCTGGGCTATTTGGCCTGA
- the mutY gene encoding A/G-specific adenine glycosylase, with protein MKQSQKISEAPYALSPQEKEVLQAFPEPLLNWYDKNARVLPWRSDPQPYWVWISEIMLQQTRVEAGLPYFIRFVRELPDVAALAAIPEEQLLKLWEGLGYYSRARNLQKAARMVMEQHGGELPGDFQALEALPGIGTYTAGAIASIAFDKPVPAVDGNVLRVVLRLLDNTADSSLPAVKKAVGEWITRVIPHDRPGDFNQAIMDLGAGICLPKAPKCLACPASAFCQGYANGTAPSLPVKPEKKPRKQVARTVLAVVCKGRILLQKRPDKGLLAGLWELPGFEEPLDSGQVEQKIGEWGLAVSAPQLIGQAKHVFSHVEWHMTGWLLEPEEPWEVPPGLFTEEPLQTVWADSRELAENYTLPSAFAAYRQAVEEALEERL; from the coding sequence TTGAAGCAATCCCAGAAAATATCGGAAGCTCCCTATGCGCTCTCCCCGCAGGAAAAGGAGGTGCTGCAAGCATTCCCGGAACCTTTGCTGAACTGGTACGATAAGAATGCCCGGGTGCTTCCTTGGCGGAGCGATCCCCAGCCCTATTGGGTTTGGATTTCGGAGATTATGCTCCAGCAAACCCGGGTGGAGGCAGGCCTACCTTACTTTATCCGTTTTGTCCGGGAGCTGCCGGATGTTGCGGCGTTGGCGGCGATTCCTGAAGAACAGCTTTTAAAGCTGTGGGAGGGGCTGGGGTATTACAGCCGGGCCCGTAATCTCCAGAAAGCAGCCCGTATGGTCATGGAGCAGCATGGGGGAGAGCTGCCGGGGGATTTTCAGGCGCTTGAGGCCCTGCCGGGAATCGGCACTTATACAGCGGGAGCCATTGCCTCCATTGCTTTTGATAAGCCTGTTCCCGCAGTGGATGGCAATGTTTTGCGGGTAGTGCTTCGATTGCTGGATAACACAGCCGATAGCTCATTGCCTGCCGTGAAAAAGGCCGTGGGAGAATGGATTACCCGCGTGATCCCACACGATCGGCCGGGGGATTTCAACCAAGCCATTATGGATTTGGGGGCTGGGATATGCCTGCCCAAGGCTCCGAAATGCCTTGCCTGCCCGGCATCCGCTTTTTGCCAGGGTTATGCCAATGGCACAGCCCCTTCCTTGCCGGTAAAGCCGGAAAAGAAGCCGAGAAAGCAGGTTGCCAGAACGGTGTTAGCGGTGGTCTGCAAGGGGCGTATTCTCCTGCAAAAGAGGCCGGACAAAGGATTGCTGGCAGGGCTTTGGGAGCTGCCCGGCTTTGAAGAACCGCTGGATAGCGGGCAGGTGGAGCAAAAAATCGGGGAGTGGGGGCTTGCTGTTTCTGCACCCCAGCTCATAGGGCAGGCAAAGCATGTATTCAGCCATGTGGAGTGGCATATGACTGGTTGGCTCCTTGAGCCGGAGGAGCCGTGGGAGGTTCCACCCGGCCTTTTCACAGAGGAACCACTCCAAACCGTGTGGGCCGATTCCCGGGAGCTGGCGGAAAACTACACCCTGCCCAGTGCTTTTGCCGCCTATCGGCAGGCAGTGGAAGAGGCGCTGGAAGAACGCCTGTAA
- a CDS encoding pyridoxamine kinase, producing the protein MQKRIAAIHDISCFGRCSLTVALPILSAAGIEASVIPTAILSTHTGGFSGYTYRDLTEDILPIAQHWQSLGLTFDALYTGYLGSFEQLELVSRLFDTFGTGGNLLFVDPVMADNGKLYASFAPEFPQGMARLCAKADVIVPNLTEAALLLGREYTPGPYTKAYIEKLLKELAELGPGKVFLTGVYFDEEQVGTAAFDKATGEIAYAMAGQIPGYYHGTGDVFGSALLAALMAGKPLQAAGQIAVDFTVAAIERTYAAKTDDRCGVNFEAGLGELSRQLV; encoded by the coding sequence ATGCAAAAGCGTATTGCGGCGATTCATGATATTTCCTGCTTCGGCCGGTGTTCTCTGACTGTGGCTTTGCCTATACTTTCCGCAGCAGGCATTGAAGCCAGCGTGATTCCCACCGCTATTTTATCCACTCATACAGGGGGATTTTCCGGCTATACCTACCGGGATCTCACCGAGGATATTCTCCCTATAGCCCAGCATTGGCAATCTCTTGGGCTCACCTTTGATGCCCTCTATACCGGCTATCTCGGCTCTTTTGAGCAGCTTGAACTTGTCTCCCGGCTGTTTGACACTTTTGGAACCGGAGGCAATCTTTTGTTTGTAGACCCGGTCATGGCGGATAACGGCAAGCTGTATGCCTCCTTTGCGCCGGAATTCCCACAGGGTATGGCCCGGCTCTGCGCCAAAGCGGATGTGATTGTGCCCAATCTTACCGAAGCCGCTCTGCTCCTTGGCCGTGAATACACCCCCGGCCCCTATACCAAAGCGTATATTGAAAAGCTTTTGAAGGAGCTGGCGGAGCTTGGCCCCGGCAAGGTATTCCTCACCGGTGTGTATTTTGATGAGGAGCAGGTGGGAACCGCCGCTTTTGATAAGGCTACCGGTGAAATCGCTTATGCCATGGCAGGCCAGATTCCCGGCTATTATCACGGTACCGGAGATGTTTTCGGCAGTGCCCTTCTGGCCGCTCTCATGGCCGGAAAACCGCTGCAAGCCGCCGGGCAGATTGCCGTTGATTTTACCGTTGCCGCCATTGAGCGCACTTACGCCGCCAAGACAGATGACCGCTGCGGCGTTAACTTTGAGGCAGGCTTGGGCGAGCTTTCCCGCCAGCTTGTGTAA